From a region of the Salminus brasiliensis chromosome 4, fSalBra1.hap2, whole genome shotgun sequence genome:
- the nkx3.3 gene encoding NK3 homeobox 3, protein MASYRTSFSINNILRERLDSQRSFQLSREYTTDDVENPELLEKSEGLSCAGSAHSQDSNEDESSRNSRTVPCLTDADTSSDRQSCEEEYTGEECSHAGRQQELELRLPDTDGEKVDSCDFSHHLPKANKKRSRAAFSHAQVCELERRFHVQRYLSGPERADLAGALKLTETQVKIWFQNRRYKTKRRQMATELAATSTATLAKRVAVRVLVKDDQRQYRVEDAHSPHFLPFYQSYQYCPYMYCIQPWLSTTTLHGGLY, encoded by the exons ATGGCGAGCTACCGCACCTCGTTCTCCATCAAcaacattttaagagaaagactTGATTCTCAGAGATCGTTCCAGCTGTCTCGGGAATACACCACCGACGACGTCGAGAACCCCGAGCTCCTGGAAAAGTCAGAAGGGCTAAGCTGTGCTGGATCTGCTCATTCTCAAGATAGCAATGAGGATGAAAGCAGCAGAAACAGTAGAACTGTACCCTGCCTGACTGATGCTGATACATCATCTGACCGTCAGTCCTGTGAAGAAGAATATACGGGAGAAGAGTGCTCTCATGCGGGAAGACAGCAGG AGCTCGAGCTGCGTCTACCGGACACTGACGGGGAGAAAGTGGACAGCTGTGATTTTTCTCATCACCTTCCTAAAGCCAACAAGAAAAGGTCTCGCGCCGCCTTTTCTCACGCGCAGGTCTGCGAGCTGGAACGGCGCTTTCACGTGCAGCGCTACCTCTCCGGCCCCGAGCGCGCGGACCTGGCGGGAGCTCTTAAACTGACCGAGACGCAGGTGAAGATCTGGTTTCAGAACAGGAGGTACAAAACTAAACGGCGGCAGATGGCCACCGAGCTGGCGGCGACCTCCACAGCCACGCTGGCCAAGAGAGTAGCGGTGAGGGTCCTGGTGAAGGACGACCAGAGGCAGTACAGAGTCGAGGACGCGCACTCTCCGCATTTCCTGCCCTTCTACCAGTCCTATCAATACTGCCCTTATATGTACTGCATCCAACCTTGGCTCTCCACCACCACGCTTCATGGTGGCCTGTACTGA